AGCAGGCCGCCTGTGAGGACGTCATGCGCGACGCCAAGGCCGAGCTGTTCGCGGAGGAAGAGGAAAGCCCCCGGCACTGACACGCGCCGTCGCAGCCGCGTGCCATCCCCACGCCCCATTCGGACTCCGGATGGGGCGTCTTCATTGCGGCCTGCCGGATCTGCCCGACGTGGATACGTCCGGCGTGGATACGTCCGGCGTGGATACGTCCGGCGTGGATACGTCCGGCGTGGATGCGTCCGGCGTGGATACGCCCCGCGAGGGGGCCCGGCGAGATGCACCCGGTGACGCGGCATGCCATCCTTGGTCCTTCGCTCGCCACCGGAACGTGTCGCCATGCCGCTTGCCATCAGCCTGATTGCCCCCTCCTCCTTCACCCCCGAGGACGACATCGAGCGGGGCGTGCGCGGACTCGAGTCCCTCGGGGTGACCGTGCGCCGGCCGGCCCCGCTGCAGCGGCGGACCCGCTACCTGGCGGGCGATCGGGAGTGGCGCCTTGCGCAGCTCCACGCCGCCTATGCCGACCCCGACACCCAGGCGGTGTGGGCGGTGCGCGGCGGCTTCGGCTGCGCCCAGCTGGCAGCGGGAATCGACTGGGCGCGGCTGGCCGGCCGGCCCAAGCCGCTGGTCGGCTACTCCGACCTCACCGCCCTGCTCCACCAGTGCCACTTGCACGGGCTGCCGGCGATCCACGCTCCGGTGGTCAAGGCCGCAGGCGCCCTGCTCGATGGATCCGCGGATGAGCGCACCGTCGTTCGGCGCCAGTTCGAGGAGACCCTCGCCCTGATCCGCGGCAGCGCCTCCCTCGACTACCCGCTCACCGCCTGGCACGACGCCCCATCACGGCGGGAAGGCCCGCTGGTGGGCGGCAACCTCATCACCCTGGCCAGCCTCGCCGGCACCCCGCTGGCCTCCCGCGCGCCGCCCGGCGCCCTGGTGATCCTCGAGGACGTGGGCGAGCCCTACTACCGGCTGGAGCGCGCCCTCTGGCAACTGGTGCAGGCCGGCGCCCTGGATGAGGCCGGCGCCGTCTGCCTGGGGACCTTCGAAGGGTGCCGCCCCTATGACGAGACGCCGCTCGAGGCGATCGTCGCCGAGACCCTGGCCCCCCTTGGGCTACCGTTCTACCACGGCCTGCCGGTGGGCCACGGCCTGCACAACCGCCCCTGGCGCTATGGCGCAACGGGGGTTCTCGAGGAGGGGCGCCTTAGCGTGGCGGGCTAGCCTTGGTGCTGCACCGCAGCGTAGAGGGTGCGCCAACAAAGCAGTTACACAATTGTCGCCATCTTGCATCGATCTTCGCCGATCTTCGAAACGCTGCTTGCCGCCCCTGGAAAAGGCGGCTACTATTTGATCGCCCTTATGGCAACTCGCTGCATCGCAGCATACGCGACCCGCACCACGAGAGACCCTGAGGAAACCAGATGGGAACCCGATCGAGACTGTTACTCGCCTGCTGCCTGACAGGCGCATTGACCCTCGGTACCCAGGCGGCCATGGCCCATGAGGCCGAGCCCGATATCCAGGAAGGCTACGCCTCCTTCTATCACGACAAGTTCCAGGGGCGGGCCACCGCCAGCGGTGAGCGGTTCGACCAGAACCAGCTGACCGCCGCCCACCCCGACCTGCCCTTCGGCACCGAAGTCGTCGTGACCCGGCCCGACACCGGCCGCGAGGTCACGGTGGTGATCAACGACCGCGGCCCCTTCGTGAAGGGGCGTGTCATCGACCTTTCCAAGCGCGCCGCCCGCGAGCTCGGCATGCTCCATCGCGGCGTGGCACCGGTCATCATCACCGCCATCAACTGAGGCAGACGCCACCGCCCGGCGCTCAGCGACCGCCGGCGATCTGGTCGGCAAAATCGTGATTGACGTCGCGATGGTCGGCCTCGTCGGCCCTCACCGCCGCGACCACCTCGCGAAGGCGCGCATCGGCCGGCAGCTTCCAGTAGTCGATGGCGATCTGCGGCGCCGGAATGTTCTCGTACTTGCCGCTATCGATGCCCTCGAGATACTCGGTGTAGCTGATCACCGCCTCCTCCTCGAGATAGCCCACCACCCGGTGGGCCGTCCTGCTGGAACACAGGTAGAGCAGAAAGAAGAGGTTGTAGAACACCCCCTGGGCCAGCACGATCAGAGCCCGCTCCAGCCGGGTGGGCTGCGCCACCTCGATGAAGGTCATCAGGTGCATGCGCTCGTTCTCGGCCTCGTCCAGCAGGGTCCGAATCCAGCCGTCGTCATCCTTCAGGCGCCGCAGGGAGCGCAGGTGCTGCAGGGTGCCACCGACCATCCCCGGCACCGCCGCCACCGTCTCCAGCACCACGGCGCGGTGGCCATAGCGTCCGGCGAAGAACAGGTCGGCGAAGAAACGCATGAAGCGCACCAGCCGGTAGGCGAACCGGTCGGAGAGCCCTCTGGGGCGGTGGTGGCGGCGAAGGGGCGTTTCAGACGGCGAGGACGCGTCACTGGAACTCATCAAGCACTCTCCTTGGCTTCGTTGGCAGGGCGGCCCCGATGACCGGGGCTCCCTCACAGACTGCCGTCCTGCCAGACGGTTCCCTTCACCGCGGCGTGGGGCAGCACGCCACGCTGCTTGCCGCCCTCAGCTCCCGGGCTCGAGCCGGTCCTGGGTGCGCGTCGCGAAGTCGCCGGCGTCATGGCGCTCGTGGAGCTGTTCCGAGGGCTCCCCGAAGGTGCGATTCACCATGCGCCCGCGCCGTACCGCTGGCCGGGCGTCGATCTCCTCGGCCCAGCGCCGCAGGTGCCGATACTCCTGCACCTGCAGGAACTCCCCGGCATCGTAGAGTCGCCCCAGCGCCAGCTGCCCATACCAGGGCCAGGTGGCGATATCGGCGATGCTGTAGGCGTCGCCCCCCAGGTAGCGGCTCTCTGCCAGGCGACGGTCCAGCACATCGAGCTGGCGCTTGGCCTCCATGGCGAAGCGGTTGATGGGGTACTCGAACTTCTCCGGGGCATAGGCGTAGAAGTGGCCGAAGCCGCCGCCCAGGTAGGGAGCGCTGCCCATCTGCCAGAACAGCCAGCTGAGGGTCTGGGTGCGCTCGGCAGGGGCGTCCGGCAGGAATTCGCCGAACTTCTCGGCCAGGTAGAGCAGGATCGACCCGGACTCGAATACCCGCCGGGGCGGGTCGACGGTGTGGTCCATCAGCGCCGGGATCTTGGAGTTGGGGTTGACCGCCACGAAGCCGCTGCCGAACTGGTCGCCATCGCCGATGCGGATCAGCCAGGCGTCGTACTCGGCGCCGGCATGGCCCAGCGCCAGCAGCTCCTCCAGCATTACCGTGATCTTGACCCCGTTGGGCGTGCCCATGGAGTAGAGCTGCAGCGGGTGCTTGCCCACCGGCAGCGCCGTGTCGTGGGTGGGCCCGGCGATGGGGCGGTTGATGCTGGCGAACTTGCCGCCGCTGGGCTGCTCCCACTTCCATACCCGGGGCGGAACGTAGGCGTGATCGCTCATGCTGACTCCATTAGCAGGGACATGGTATGTGCCACTCACGATACCCCGCCGCGCCCGGCACCGCGAGCCCGGGGGCTTCGCCAACGGGAGGGGCCCGCACCAACGCGAACAGCCGCCCGAAGGCGGCTGTTCTGGAAGGCTGACCTGGAGAAGCGTCACGCTGGTACCGGCGGCCGGACTCGAACCGGCAAGAGGTTGCCCCCGGGAGATTTTGAATCTCCTGCGTCTACCAATTTCGCCACGCCGGCAACGCGTGACGCATTATACGTGGGCCCTTCAGCAGGTCAATCTGGGTCCTGACTTCCCCCCCTGACTTCACCCCATGGAGCCGGTATCCTAGGCGGCTTGCCAAGACACCGGATCCCGACACCTCCCATGCAGCGCGCCGACTTCCACTTCGAGCTCCCCGACGAGCTGATTGCCCGCTATCCCTCCGAGCAGCGCAGCGACTGTCGCCTGCTGTGCGTCGACGGCGAGAGCGACAAGCTGGCCCACCGCCGCTTCCCTGACCTGCTCGAGCTGCTCGAGCCCGGTGACCTGCTGGTGTTCAACGACACCCGGGTGATCCCGGCGCGGCTGCACGGCCACAAGGCCAGCGGCGGCAAGGTGGAGATGCTGCTGGAGCGCCCGCTGGACGCCCACCGCGGCCTGGCCCACCTGCGCTCGAGCAAGTCGCCCAAGCCCGGCACCGAGCTGATCTTCGAGGGCGATATCCACGCCGTGGTGGAGGGGCGCCGCGATGCCCTCTTCGAGCTGCGCTTCCTCGGCGAGACGCCGCTGATCGCGCTTCTCGAGGCGCACGGCCATATGCCGCTGCCGCCCTATATCGACCGCGCCGACGAGAGCGCCGACCGCGAGCGCTACCAGACCGTCTACGCCCGCCGCGCCGGCGCCGTGGCCGCCCCCACTGCCGGGCTGCACTTCGATGAGCCGCTGCTCGGGCGACTTGCCGAGAGGGGCGTGGAGCGCGCCTTCGTCACCCTGCACGTGGGCGCCGGCACCTTCCAGCCGGTGCGCGTGGACGATATCCGCGAGCACGTCATGCACAGCGAGTGGCTGGAGGTGGACGAGGAGACCTGCGCCAAGGTGCAGGCGGCCCGCGCCGCCGGGCGCCGGGTGATCGCCGTGGGCACCACCAGCGTGCGCTGCCTGGAGAGCGCTTGCATGAAGAGTGCCACCGGTGAGATCGCCCCCTACCGCGGCGAGACCGACATCTTCATCTACCCGGGCTACGAGTGGCGCTGCGTGGACGCCCTGATCACCAACTTCCACCTGCCGGAGTCCACCCTGCTGATGCTGGTTTCCTCGTTTGCCGGCTTCGACACCACCATGGCGGCCTACCGCGAGGCGGTGGCCGAACGCTACGCCTTCTTCAGCTATGGCGACGCGATGTTTCTAACCCGCAGGAGCGCCGAGACCCCTCATGCGTAACGAATGCTTCATGACCTTCGAGCGCCTGGCCAGTGATGGCCGGGCGCGCCGCGGCCGCCTCACCTTTCCCCGCGGCACGGTGGAGACCCCCGCCTTCATGCCGGTGGGCACCTACGGCACCGTCAAGGGCATGACCCCGGTGTCGGTGGAGGAGATCGGCGCCGAGATCATCCTTGGCAACACCTTCCACCTCTGGCTGCGCCCGGGGATGGAGGTGATCGAGGCCCACGGCGACCTGCACGACTTCGCCCAGTGGCACAAGCCGATCCTCACCGACTCCGGCGGCTTCCAGGTCTTCTCGCTCGGCGCCATGCGCAAGATCACCGAGCAGGGGGTGCACTTCCGCTCGCCGGTGGACGGCGCCAAGGTATTCATGGGGCCCGAGGAGTCCATGGCGGTGCAGCACTCGCTGGGCTCCGACGTGGTAATGATCTTCGACGAGTGCACCCCCTACCCGGCCACCGAGAAGGAGGCGCGCCTCTCCATGGAGCGCTCGCTGCGCTGGGCACAGCGCTCCCGGGACGCCCACGGCGACTCCCCCTCGGCGCTGTTCGGCATCATTCAGGGTGGCATGTACCCCGGGCTGCGCGAGCAGTCGCTCAAGGGCCTGCTCGACATCGGCTTCGACGGCCTGGCCATCGGCGGCCTCTCGGTGGGCGAGCCCAAGGAGGAGATGATCCGGACCCTGGACTACCTGCCCACCTGGATGCCGGAGGAGAAGCCCCGCTACCTGATGGGCGTCGGCAAGCCCGAGGATCTGGTGGAAGGGGTGCGCCGCGGGGTCGACATGTTCGACTGCGTGATGCCGACCCGCAACGCCAGGAACGGCCACCTGTTCACCGCCGAGGGCACGGTGAAGATCCGTAACGCCAAGCATCGTCACGACACCCGGCCGCTAGACGACGAGTGCGACTGCTACACCTGCCAGCACTTCTCCCGGGCCTACCTCCACCACCTGGACCGCTGCGGCGAGATGCTCGGCTCGATGCTCAACACCATCCACAATCTGCGCCATTACCAGCGCCTGATGGCCGGTTTGCGCGGTGCCATCGAAGCGGGTACATTGGCCAACTTCGTGGAAGGCTTCTACGCACGGCGCGGCCTGCCGGTGCCTCCCGCCCCGAATTGATAGCGTCCGGTGCCGGCCCCTGGCGGCCGACACCGGACGAGACTGCCCCTGCCGGGGCGTCCACCGTTACCTATCCCGACCTTTCATACTCACTGTTCATACCAACTTTTCATACCAACCAGGAGACACCCACCCATGCTGGATTTCTTCATCGCTCCGGCCTACGCCCAGGATGCCGCTGCCGGCAGCGGCATGGCCCAGATCGTCATGCTGCTCGGCTTCGTGCTGATCTTCTACTTCCTGCTGTGGCGCCCCCAGGCCAAGCGCGCCAAGCAGCACAAGCAGCTGATCGGAAGCCTCTCCAAGGGTGACGAGATCGTCATCGGCGGTGGCGTGCTGGGCCGCATCACCAAGGTGAGCGACGACAGCGAATTCCTGACCATGGAGATCGCCGAAGGCACCCAGATCAACGTGCAGAAGAACGCCGTGGCCGCGGTGCTGCCCAAGGGCACCATCAAGGCCATCTGAGCCGTGTCCTTCCGGCCCCGCCCCTCGCGGTGGGGCCGCTTCTGATCGCCGCGGCACCCCCGCGGCGATCATGACGTTCTAGACGTCATCCTCCTAACGTCCGCAACGCACGTTGTCAGAAAACGTTGTCAGCAACCTGAGGGCAGGGCTCGCATGCTCAACCGTTACCCACTATGGAAGTATCTGCTGATACTGATCGTCCTCGCCGCCGGCCTTATCTACTCGCTGCCCAATCTCTACCCCGAAGACCCGGCAGTGCAGATCAG
The Halomonas alkalicola DNA segment above includes these coding regions:
- the yghU gene encoding glutathione-dependent disulfide-bond oxidoreductase — protein: MSDHAYVPPRVWKWEQPSGGKFASINRPIAGPTHDTALPVGKHPLQLYSMGTPNGVKITVMLEELLALGHAGAEYDAWLIRIGDGDQFGSGFVAVNPNSKIPALMDHTVDPPRRVFESGSILLYLAEKFGEFLPDAPAERTQTLSWLFWQMGSAPYLGGGFGHFYAYAPEKFEYPINRFAMEAKRQLDVLDRRLAESRYLGGDAYSIADIATWPWYGQLALGRLYDAGEFLQVQEYRHLRRWAEEIDARPAVRRGRMVNRTFGEPSEQLHERHDAGDFATRTQDRLEPGS
- the tgt gene encoding tRNA guanosine(34) transglycosylase Tgt encodes the protein MTFERLASDGRARRGRLTFPRGTVETPAFMPVGTYGTVKGMTPVSVEEIGAEIILGNTFHLWLRPGMEVIEAHGDLHDFAQWHKPILTDSGGFQVFSLGAMRKITEQGVHFRSPVDGAKVFMGPEESMAVQHSLGSDVVMIFDECTPYPATEKEARLSMERSLRWAQRSRDAHGDSPSALFGIIQGGMYPGLREQSLKGLLDIGFDGLAIGGLSVGEPKEEMIRTLDYLPTWMPEEKPRYLMGVGKPEDLVEGVRRGVDMFDCVMPTRNARNGHLFTAEGTVKIRNAKHRHDTRPLDDECDCYTCQHFSRAYLHHLDRCGEMLGSMLNTIHNLRHYQRLMAGLRGAIEAGTLANFVEGFYARRGLPVPPAPN
- a CDS encoding alternative oxidase codes for the protein MSSSDASSPSETPLRRHHRPRGLSDRFAYRLVRFMRFFADLFFAGRYGHRAVVLETVAAVPGMVGGTLQHLRSLRRLKDDDGWIRTLLDEAENERMHLMTFIEVAQPTRLERALIVLAQGVFYNLFFLLYLCSSRTAHRVVGYLEEEAVISYTEYLEGIDSGKYENIPAPQIAIDYWKLPADARLREVVAAVRADEADHRDVNHDFADQIAGGR
- a CDS encoding septal ring lytic transglycosylase RlpA family protein translates to MGTRSRLLLACCLTGALTLGTQAAMAHEAEPDIQEGYASFYHDKFQGRATASGERFDQNQLTAAHPDLPFGTEVVVTRPDTGREVTVVINDRGPFVKGRVIDLSKRAARELGMLHRGVAPVIITAIN
- the yajC gene encoding preprotein translocase subunit YajC, whose amino-acid sequence is MLDFFIAPAYAQDAAAGSGMAQIVMLLGFVLIFYFLLWRPQAKRAKQHKQLIGSLSKGDEIVIGGGVLGRITKVSDDSEFLTMEIAEGTQINVQKNAVAAVLPKGTIKAI
- the queA gene encoding tRNA preQ1(34) S-adenosylmethionine ribosyltransferase-isomerase QueA, whose translation is MQRADFHFELPDELIARYPSEQRSDCRLLCVDGESDKLAHRRFPDLLELLEPGDLLVFNDTRVIPARLHGHKASGGKVEMLLERPLDAHRGLAHLRSSKSPKPGTELIFEGDIHAVVEGRRDALFELRFLGETPLIALLEAHGHMPLPPYIDRADESADRERYQTVYARRAGAVAAPTAGLHFDEPLLGRLAERGVERAFVTLHVGAGTFQPVRVDDIREHVMHSEWLEVDEETCAKVQAARAAGRRVIAVGTTSVRCLESACMKSATGEIAPYRGETDIFIYPGYEWRCVDALITNFHLPESTLLMLVSSFAGFDTTMAAYREAVAERYAFFSYGDAMFLTRRSAETPHA
- a CDS encoding S66 peptidase family protein — encoded protein: MPLAISLIAPSSFTPEDDIERGVRGLESLGVTVRRPAPLQRRTRYLAGDREWRLAQLHAAYADPDTQAVWAVRGGFGCAQLAAGIDWARLAGRPKPLVGYSDLTALLHQCHLHGLPAIHAPVVKAAGALLDGSADERTVVRRQFEETLALIRGSASLDYPLTAWHDAPSRREGPLVGGNLITLASLAGTPLASRAPPGALVILEDVGEPYYRLERALWQLVQAGALDEAGAVCLGTFEGCRPYDETPLEAIVAETLAPLGLPFYHGLPVGHGLHNRPWRYGATGVLEEGRLSVAG